AATTTTCTGATGTCTAAATTTACTGATTACTAGCAAAAAGATGATTTCTGTTGAATATACATATTCAATTTCTGCAAATATATAGATTTGATCCACCACATGTCTTTCAAAAGGCTTCTGTCAAAATGTACCGTAGTTTTAGTACCTTCCCATTTGTAAGCCTTGCTGTAGTAAATCTTGAGTATTAATtatctattatatatatatatctatgaTCTATTAATTTTTACATATTGATGACATATTAGTAAAACATCAAATCATCCTTTAGGCTTATTTAAAGTTGACTTATTCTGAGTCAGATAGGTTTTATTGACTTAGTGAGAAAGCATGTCCatattttcctctttcctcccaCTGACCCTCTCATGGGCCCCTGGGGGCCTCTGCTCTACCCAAGCCTGCCAGGACTCCATTTAAACCGGATCATGACGGGTCGCACAAATGTCTCCTGGTCTTTTTACAGTCTGTCCGGTAGAGTTTGCTGTGACCGTTCATtttgccttcctcctcctcctcctcctcctcctcctctgggctcCTCCCCGTCTATGTATCAACTCTGTGACGGGTCACGTTATTGGAGAGAGGGGGGTTGTCGGTGTGGAAGCACTGCGCTCCCTTCCGACGAGTTACAATCTGCCTGCGCTTACCATCTAAAATTGCTCAGAAAGAGTTGACGGGAAGGCGAGAAAGCAGCTGAGAAAACCGGCCGGGAATCCGATAAAATCCCGGCGCTGAGCGCACCGCGGGACGGACGGCTGTAATCTAAGCAGAGGCGCTGGATCTCATCGCGGGCAGGATGACAAGCTCCACGGCATTATAGGCGCACCGGAGTCTGCCGACGACATGGAACAGAAATAGTTGGTGAGGTTGCGTTTTTCCCCTTAGAATACATCTAGTATATTTTATTAGACCGATATAATGTTTAAATAAGAGCAGGCGACGGGGCATTCGCGTTAGGATGAAATGTCAGTGAAGCTTTTATTAGACTACAGTCCCATTTTTATTCTGGAGCAAGTTGTCACTCGTTTAGAAACGTCTGTTCCTCAAAGAGAAGCCAGAGCcagataaaaatatataaatggaTTTGGGATGTTTTTAGTTGAACTGTGATTGCACTTTACTTTGAAGAGTTAATCTTCCTCCTTGTGTTATTGTAATGCACTCTCTGATAACCTCAAAGAAAAGAATCCTGAAGGTTTGATTGGCTCTCATCCTTCTGTGGCTGCCTTTTTATTTATCACTGCAGAAAAGCAGCAATCCATATTTAGAAACTAATTCTCAgttctgctctttttttagtCTCACGCCATCGGTTTGGTCTTTGCTTAGGAAGTCATGGATGCAACCTGGAAAAACTGCTTCGAAGAGGAGCTCCTGTGTCCCATCTGCCTGAATGTTTTCGACGAACCCATCCAGCTGCTGTGCAAACACAACTTCTGCAAGAGTTGCATCTCTGAGGCTTGGGCCAAAGACAACGCTGCGGTCCGCTGTCCTGAGTGTAACCATGACTACGACCAGAAACCCACACTGGAGAAGAACTTCAAGCTTGCCAACATAGTGAAGCGGTTCAATGCTTTGAACGCAGAGAAAGTCCCCGCTGTGCTGCACTGCGTCCTGTGCAGGCGAGGCCCCCCGCTGCCCGTGCGGAAAGTCTGCCTGCGCTGCAAGGAGCCCTGCTGCCAAGCTCATATCCAGACTCACCTACAGCAGCCGTGCGCGGCTCCGGGACACCTGTTAGTGGATGCTGAGGAGCTGAGCGCTTGGACCTGTCCCAGTCATGAGGAGTACAGGCTGCTGCACTGTGAGGAAGAGCAGGTGGCTCTGTGTCCGTTCTGCTGCATCTCTCACTGCACTAACCAAAGACACACAGTCGGTGATGTGGATACACAACGCATACAAATGCAGGTACAGAAATCACACTGCTCAACACACCAATTTAGTTCAGATGAAAGGATTTCAAGGAGGCAGAGATTTCTTTCAGTTCACTAGTCTATAAAGGCTCTCTCTGGATTTAATCTTATCTGATGTGAAAGGACTGGACAGGTGAAAGCCACCCCTCTGGGtagatgaagacacacacacacacatatgtacaggCATACGTCACACACTGCTTTTAACCTTGATCATACCACACACTCCAGACAGCCACGCCTTCCCATTAGCCGGGCTGTGCCCTCGGGTAGGGTGCTGTGATGCAATCTGCATCCGCCGGAAACAATGTGCAACATGtgcagagaagggggggggcgGCTCCATGTATAGTTTGTTTATGTTCAACACCCTGATCCGGCTTGGAATGATGAAATGCACGCTGACACAATGGTCACAAGAGGTTTGGGGTCACTTTAGGACAGTTTATTTGGAGGAGTAAGAGACTGaaagaaagaatgtgtgttGACAACAAGTGAATTATGATCGGCCATGGCAGGTTTGACCTCACAGTGCATGGGGAAATGTGTCTCACATATAGGGCCTTCATGTATTCGCCACAATTCTGGACTTTATTTCAGTTTTCATGTCTAATGTAAGTAgaaaggtgtaaaaaaaaacagccacccACACTGCTGTATATACATCTCTCCTCTGCCCCTCCCTTTGTATGAAGAGCTGGGAGTGAGATGAATTTTGTGTGATGTTTCTCTCTTCTTGGTGACTGTGAGGAAAGTTACAGACTTTTCTTCCTACAGTGTGGATCACAAAGTTCTACATCAGCCAGAGTCTTTAGTACAAACTGTTGCCCTGGTTCAGAGCTATTATTGGGACAAAAGATGTCTGTTCAGCCCTTTCCACAGCTGCTCTCTCTACACATGCTCACACCCACCCATCTTTCTGTTGTTTCACAACCGTATGTTTGCAGGGCAAATGGAGTTATCCTTGAGTCAGAGTTCCTGCCTCCTCTCACAGCAACATGTCCATGCTCTGGGCTTCAATTTGTGCATTCTAAATGTATTAATAACTGTGGCTATATTAGCCAAAATGTGAAGTTTCTTGGGCTAGTTGTTAAAGTAATTTGAGGCCAGAGTGGCTTCTCATCATTACTTACTTGAGAGGTCGTTCTCCTTGACAGAGCTGTGGTCTATTTTGGTAAAAGGATTTTATATTCCCCTGGCAGCACTCTTGTTGCTTTTGGGATaaacaaagagggaaaaacCAATGTAGCTGTGTTCATATCTTTGGCTATCTTTGGCTCTCAAAGGACGCTTTTACAGTAACCTTTTGCAGACTTGCTGGTAATTTCAAGATGAGAAAGGAAGTTTAATATAATAGTAATGTTGTCCCTGGGACAAACGAAGGAGGAGGAGTCCTCCCACACAGCCTCACCTTGGTGTTCTCAGGCACCTCAGCAGGAAACCATCGCCCATGGaagctctgctgtttgcagttcCTTGTATCTGGGCTGGAGTGAGTCAGTTCCCCAGAATGCTGAGGGCAGTCCATTGACAACAGAAGTGGGGAATAGTTGTCAGTTGATTGTGAAAGAGGCTCTCTGTTCATTGAGCCTGAGGCTCCTCATTTAAACATGAGCTTCCTGGCAACCTACGGGTGTCTGAGTGCCTAAATAGGACAGTGGGGAAAGTGATCATTGGCGGGTTTAAACTTGATAAAGGTAGGCTTTCATGCTGCTGCGCTCCCCCTCGGCCGCCTTATGCTATTTCAAACATACAAGTGAGACAAAACAGGAATGGCAGGAAACATGACAGAATGAGGAAGGCGAAGAAAAGCTGCTGGCATGATAACTTACGCACCATTTACAACACTAATAACTCAACAAAGTGTTCTCTCCTGTTCTGTCAATACCACATTCACCGTGACAGACTGACGGAAGGTAAAGTTTAAAGATGCTGTGTACACATTTCATGGAAAACCGGGAGAAGTACCATGTGAGTTTTCAGGGTGGAATCAGTTGTTATGGCGGTTGTTATCAGATTGTTTGACGAGGAGTGTTTAGCTGGAACTGCCTCTTGTGTAAGCAACATGTGGTGTGGAGACAGGTGTGGGATGTgttacagcagagagagaaacaggagcATTCTGCGCGTTATTAACATAAATGCTGCCAGTTGAGCACATGAGAGGATGTGACACATCGCCAtcccataaaaacaaacacacaggccgTCGTTTCAATTGGTGCTCGTGGTGTCTGTTAAACTGATCACTTAGCATAACTAAAAGTTTGTCAAACAAACTTATGTCTGTGGAAGCTCATAAGTTTTGTAATCGTCTTTGATGATCTTTCATCACTGTGTGACCTCCTCTTTGAAACATCAGCGAGTTTTACAGCTTGTTTAATAGATAAAGCAGCGTGAGGCATGAATAATAATTACACAGTGATGATCAGTCTTTAACTGAAGCAGCTTTTCCCCTCATAGGGGGAAAAATATCAGCTGTAGCTGAGCCTGTTTTCTGGCTATGACTGAGAATCCTATAGAAGTGTAGGTGTCAATTgcgaataaaataaaaattcaacaAGTATATTTAAAGGCGGGCTTGTTGCTACAGCAACTATAATGCGTCATTTTATGATGTAAAGTATttgtagttttaaaaaaaatgatggccAGCACTGCAGCAATTAATGCATGAAGAAATTATTTGAGATGTTTTTATCTAAGCACTTAAAGCTTCCCTGATCAATATTTTTGTATTAACAACAGATCAAATGGCTTTGTGTAATGTGAGAGCGGCCACTCATTGAGACAAATCCAAAGACAACTGTCACCTGATTCTGCAGTTCCCCCTCAGTCTgactgagctttttttttgtatctttcaTTTAATTGATTTGGTTTTATGGTTTTATATTTTCTCATTTACGTCACTCATCAGTGACATTTCCAGTCACAGCAGACAGTTTTAACAAATCAGCTATTCATGTTTCCTCAAAACCATCTCCCAGAAGTTTAGTGCTTCATTGCTTCTTCTGTTATTTGCATTGCGCTCAGACTTTATTATGCATAATTGTCATACACTGATCCGAGTGTCTGACGTTACCCAAGATCAAACTGCAAACAAAATCCTCACAATAAAATATTTAGCCATAAAGAAGACAGATTTTGgaagagaccaaaaaaaaataaatagaaatgttGCAATGCTGGATTACAGTTTAAATACTACTGCTTTCCTACATTAGTTTGCATTGTCCATGCCCTCCTGTCTCCTCCAAGAGCCAGGGCAGACAAACATATGTCTCCGATGTGGAAAAATGTCAGCACTAAAAAATTGTTTTTAGaatatgaaaacataaaaagtgGGCTATTCAAATAGATTTCACTCATTTTTTAGATATTGTATTGTGGAAACTGTGTGTGGACTGTTGAAAGTGTTCAGCATTTTATTGTATAGTGGCCAGCCAGCAATGTGTCCATAAGACAACATGAGTGTTGTAAGCAGCTGAAGAGGCCTGTTGCTGTGATACCAGAATGTAACTACTTTGAAACTCGCTCACTTGAGACCACAGGAATGTCCTCATTCTCcctatctctctccctctctctctctctctctctttctctctgtcttttgcttcgaagtttttgtttctttcagcTGGGTTCACTCTCTTTTTGTATGTCTTTCTCACTTTCTTTCTGTCCATTCTTGGCATGTATTTCATCCGTTCGTCCGTCGcatggtgagagagagaaagagagagagagagagagagggagcgagcaGATCCTGGCgttgtgcacacagacatgacAATCTGTCACTGACACAGAGGCCAGTGCAAACAATGGCAGCAATGCATGTGGCAAAATGAGAAAGCAGTGAGGGGTGGTGAGACACCCCCACCTTCTTGCTCCTTCACATACACATTAGCTTccacatataaatacatacacaagGCTTTTGTTGCCATGACAGCAGGTTTTCTCTTATTTGGGCATGGTGCCTTTCCCATGCAGGAACAGTTCATTAAAAAGCGTACCTGCCCTCCCCTGCTCCTACTTAGctgtcagtctgactgcagaTTGATTTCCATCTCCTGCAGTAAATGGAGAAGGATTATGTTTACTGGCTCTTTTACTGGCCTTTGGCTCTTTTTGCACTCCTGATTGAGCCCACAGAGGACAAAGGCCAGTCCCAACAATGGTCCTTCCTTGATGTGGCAGGGTCCCTGACGAACTGAGGAGCAATCAGGGATGGATATATGCATTTGTGTTTGCTTGTGCCCTCTTAATGAGTAAATGCATGTGCTTTGTCCCTGGCAGCTGTTGTTTCCACTGTCTATTCAGGATTATGGAGAGAGTCAGGTCACAGCAGAGGCCCCTAAGTTTAAAGAAAGTTTCAGTGTGTGtagcttatttttttattttcagtgtatCTTGTTTGTGGTTTGTCTGTCTAATCCATCTCATCAATGTCAACTCTCCACAGGCCATGCTAATGAGGCAGCAAGACAGACTGGAGGGTCGTGTTCAGAACATCGATGAGCAGCTCAGGAAGCTGGAGTCAGACAAGACACTGATGAAGGTACAGCTCATCCTGCACATTGCATTTAAATACATTCATTTCCAAACTGGTCCTTTCAGTCAACACGTAGGTTTGTGTTGTAAATGTAGTCGACcgaaaataaattattttttcactgCATTGACTGTCGAAGGGAAATGTATATCAGGCTGTAATTACCTCCTGCAGTAATGTATAAAATGCATTTCAGTAAGTACTTCCCTGCTTTAGTTCTATACAGAAAGATGACAGATTCTACCAAATGATGCTAAATTGTGTTTAAGTCTGCATGAAATCAAATTCAGTGGAGTTTTAAATGATGCCTTTACATATACATCATCTAGATCCCAGTCGCTGGGAAGAAATGACTTGTGCATATTTTAGAGTTTGTAATTTCCTGGAAAAAGCAAAGAAATATTGATTACTCATCTTGCACTTAGATGCAAATTGCTATATTTacatccctctctctgctgctggctTTCCTATGCCAACATGTACAACCCATAGTCTGTGGAAGAAGATGGAACAAACCCTCTGTGATATCACTCTGAAGAGTAGTTTTGAGGAGTGGCCACCTGAGAATCTGCAGTTCTTGGCACTTTAGTGTTCGGTGCGGCTCAACTCGGCAGTCATTGGATGGTCATCATGGACATCTTTCTTAATTACATTCGCGTTTGACTAAGCTCAACAGGCAATGGAAACACAGACCAGGCTGTCCTCATGTCTGCTTGTTTATCATCATGTCTCTGAGTCTCTCTTTTCATTTCTCCACAGGATGCAGTGTCTGAACTAAAGGAGCGTGTCAGAGCTCAGTATCAGAGGATGCACGCGCTTCTAGAAGCAAACCAGGCTGAGACCATGCAGATGCTGGAGAACACTTACACAATGTACACGAGGAAGAACTCCCAGCAGGTCCTGCAGCTCAATGAGAAGCATCAGGAGGCGGAAAAACTCCTGAGTTCAGTGCAGACGTCCCTCCAAAGAGCAGAGAGCTTAAACTTTATGAAGGTACAAATCTCAGCGTCTCCTTCTGTTTCTCACACACGCATTTTCATCCATATGATGATTTGAAGGGAGGCGATGTGTCTGaatgatttgtcttttttcagaaCACAAAACCCTACCAGCTGCTAATGGACCGGTAAGCATTTCTTCCAAAAATTAGCCTGTTTTTTAACACTCATTCTGCTTTTAATTATGTTTAAAACAAAGGAACATGCTATGAATATCCTCATATGGACACAGGACTGATGGCTGATATGGATGTGAATCCTTGGCAGTCTCTTAGTTtgaatgaaaaagaaaagtggAACATTATATTGAGTCACTGAGCTGAACAGATATTTAGTTCTTTTAATTTAAGCCATTTTAAATCAGGTGTCAGTTTTCTCTGTATTTAGAGTTATTGATGACGTGGCTAGTCTAGTTATGGGTTatgtaatgtaaataaaatgtgtgaatATGGTTGTCAtggtcttgtgtgtgtgtgtgtgtgtgtgtgtgcttcaggtCAAACTCTCACCTGAGCAGTGCCATCCCTCCACTCAGAGTGGGTCAGCTGAACTCTCACCATTTGCTGTCAGACCTTTCAACGAGAGAGAAGAACCTGAGGAAAATGCTGGAAGGTTGGAATTCTAATGAGgcttattgtaaaacatttaccAGTTTCTGGAATGTGACATGGTGTGAATTATTAATTATCTCTTATGCCACACTTTCCATTCTCAGAACCGTTCAACGAGGCATCCGTTCTTGAGATTGTCCACTCTCACAGCGGCTCTGCCGGCTCCCAGCTGGGGACTAGTTCCGGACTGCAGAAGAGGAAATACAGCATGGCTTTTCTGGAGAGTAACGCTGAAAACGCCACCTCCCAGGATCCTCCACCTTTGCTCTACAGTCACAAAAAACCCTTCCTGGCTGACCAGAGCCACCGTACTTCCTCTGTGTACTCCTCAGAAGTCCTCTCCCAGAATCCTCACGCTGGTCCCGGCCACAGTCGGCTCCTTGAGGCTTCAGCCCATCACATGGTGGGTCTAGGGCCCAGCTCCAGCCACCACTCAGGGACCATATTCCCATCCTCCCACTTCCCCAGCGGAGGTGCCTCTCAACAAGCCATGTACGAAGGGAGGAAAGTACTGATGTGCACTCTGaataactgctgctgctccaggacCCCCGCTGCCCGTGCCAGGCCTCCGTACCCAGCACAGGACTCCTTCCCGTCCATGACCTCTCAGGAGTTTCCTTCACAGGCCCCGTTACCTGCAAGTCAACCACTGCAGCATTACCCCATGAGGGGACTGATGGAGGCGTCTCCGACCTCCAGACACCCAGACTTCTACGGGCTGTATGGCCAGTCTTCAACCAAACACTATGGGACCAAGTGATAACCTAAAATTGGCATTATACTTTTTGTTCCTTTCCATTGTGATTCGGAGATGCAGTGTTTTTGGGGGGGATTTTAAATCCtaactttatatttttatttattttctgtttcaaTTTGACTGGAATTGCTAATGTGAACGACGTAGTCTTAAATCCATTGAAGCGCTGAACTAAAGAAGTGACATATCCTTCATCCAGAGTCCTGGCATGGGACTCCAGAGACTCCAGTGCCTAAAAAGACTGTTAACACACTCTTATTGTATACTTGCAATTTCCTAGCTCTTGATTATTTCCTGTTTGCAGCTGAAAGCATGCAGGGAGCCTTTCCATGCACTCCAAAGTCCATGtggctttagaaaaaaaaaacactggacaTAAAAATGCTTGTCAGGTTTTTCATGAATTTTTATAGAAGATTATGAATAAACCAAAATCCCCAaatctgtggaaaataaataaaacgaGCAAATTAAATTTCCTCCTTGTtgtattatctttttttttttccagagtgAGGTGTTAGTTATTTTAAACATAGTGTTTGATTATAGGTCCGTGTTGCACATTATGTGAATGGGCCACATGTTTGACTGTATTCAGAGTTACTATATCTCATGGTGGAGGAGGTTTGGACAATAATTTGCCACAGTCCAGCCCACAGCAGGCCCATTATCTGCCAATTTAGGACAGCTCACTTCCTCGTCAACATCCTGGTCTCTGGCAAAATCTCCATCTCATCCCTCTTTGTCTCATTATTGGAGCTGGTTGTCAAGTTAGGTCAGAGAACGAGAATAAACTGATGAGTAGCACCTCCCTCGCCTCCTCTCCACTTGGTCTTCCCTCTCCCGGGGTATCATTTGCTGGGGCTCaatgaggaggaggcagaggagaaagaggaggctTAGAGCGGTGGGTAATATAAGCACAGAGTTTTAATGAGGGCTGGGACAGTATAGTCATCTACTCATCTGTCACTCATGCTGCTTTCATCGTCCCTCTACCCCCACCCTGCCCCCGATGGGATGGCGAGGTAGCGGGAGCGATCTGGGGGGCAAAGATGGggctgagagggaggagaggagaatggGTTTGATCTGGGGGCTTGTTACATTGTTAGGCAGATGCATCAGTTATTTATGAACTATAAAATGTTGTGCCTTCATGTTTCATTCTGCCATTTTCCTTTTCAAAATTTTTGATATCAACTTGGCCGCCTTCAGCAGCGAATacatgagggaggaggaacTGAGGTTTAGTTACAGTGTGGcaatctgacatttattatctgtgtgtgtgtgtgtgtaagccaaTTAGCATTCCTCTTGTTCACTGCtccgtctttgtgtgtgtgtgtgtgttataaatgaAACATACAGCAGATATTCTAAAAGAGGCCACGGCATCAATTTAATCCATACAGATAATTTAATTTACAGCTCTCTActgatgtcagtgttttataCAGCAAAACATACAGTCATACTACTTAAAGACAAATGTGtgacttatgtgtgtgtgtgtttgatttacagGCTTGATGGGGGTCAAGTCATGTGTTATGGGTGAATGTGTGTTCAGGTGCCGGCGCACAATTGGTCAGTTAACTATCCATTTTCTCAAATATGTGCAGAATTAagcctctttctgtgtgtgtgtgtgttcacagtgagGTTACATATAGGGTAAAGGGTGAAACACTGACAGCTCTACTCTGTTGTGGCAGGTGTGTTGGGACTGTATATATGTATGAGTACAACACACCCCTGCCTCCAGCAGGacatcagcctgtgtgtgtgtgtgttcagtgcatGGAGAACTGTGCAGCTGTTCCTTGTATGCTTTTTCCATTTGGAGTTCAGGTGGGCTGTTTCTTTTCTACATATTCTTGCACCTCA
This Parambassis ranga chromosome 15, fParRan2.1, whole genome shotgun sequence DNA region includes the following protein-coding sequences:
- the trim8a gene encoding E3 ubiquitin-protein ligase TRIM8a; the protein is MDATWKNCFEEELLCPICLNVFDEPIQLLCKHNFCKSCISEAWAKDNAAVRCPECNHDYDQKPTLEKNFKLANIVKRFNALNAEKVPAVLHCVLCRRGPPLPVRKVCLRCKEPCCQAHIQTHLQQPCAAPGHLLVDAEELSAWTCPSHEEYRLLHCEEEQVALCPFCCISHCTNQRHTVGDVDTQRIQMQAMLMRQQDRLEGRVQNIDEQLRKLESDKTLMKDAVSELKERVRAQYQRMHALLEANQAETMQMLENTYTMYTRKNSQQVLQLNEKHQEAEKLLSSVQTSLQRAESLNFMKNTKPYQLLMDRSNSHLSSAIPPLRVGQLNSHHLLSDLSTREKNLRKMLEEPFNEASVLEIVHSHSGSAGSQLGTSSGLQKRKYSMAFLESNAENATSQDPPPLLYSHKKPFLADQSHRTSSVYSSEVLSQNPHAGPGHSRLLEASAHHMVGLGPSSSHHSGTIFPSSHFPSGGASQQAMYEGRKVLMCTLNNCCCSRTPAARARPPYPAQDSFPSMTSQEFPSQAPLPASQPLQHYPMRGLMEASPTSRHPDFYGLYGQSSTKHYGTK